Proteins found in one Methanospirillum hungatei JF-1 genomic segment:
- a CDS encoding cupin domain-containing protein, protein MTDKNREELLGKVIKLKDIIAYQDRTIASRMVVVSKAGSITLFSFDAGEEISEHTAPYDAVLTVLDGECEVTLSDENFRLKEGETIIFPAHAPHAVRAVTRFKMMLTMIRE, encoded by the coding sequence ATGACCGATAAAAACCGTGAAGAACTGCTTGGAAAAGTCATCAAATTAAAAGATATCATTGCATATCAGGACCGGACGATTGCGAGCCGCATGGTGGTCGTATCAAAAGCAGGATCGATAACCCTCTTCTCTTTTGATGCTGGTGAAGAAATCTCGGAGCATACCGCTCCATATGACGCGGTTCTCACCGTTCTTGATGGTGAATGTGAAGTAACTCTAAGCGATGAAAATTTCCGGTTGAAAGAAGGTGAGACGATAATATTCCCGGCACATGCCCCTCATGCAGTCCGGGCAGTGACCAGATTTAAAATGATGCTGACTATGATTCGGGAATAG
- a CDS encoding universal stress protein → MSGTMLVAVDGSPEGYNALIWVLEHIKEEGRACALYVISPAKYAAIDGAAGYEGISTLHEIREKLVHDEKEQVINRIKELAHDRNVDIEIIVRTGDPRSEILQTAEEVGADLIAVGSTGKGLGARILLGSVSTYILTHAKVTTVVVR, encoded by the coding sequence ATGTCTGGGACAATGCTTGTTGCAGTAGACGGATCTCCTGAAGGATATAATGCTCTTATCTGGGTTTTAGAGCACATAAAAGAGGAAGGAAGGGCCTGTGCACTGTATGTTATTTCTCCAGCCAAGTATGCGGCCATCGATGGAGCTGCCGGGTATGAGGGCATTTCAACTCTCCATGAAATTCGGGAAAAACTGGTGCATGATGAGAAGGAGCAGGTCATAAACCGGATCAAAGAGCTGGCACATGACCGGAATGTTGATATTGAAATCATTGTACGGACCGGTGATCCGAGAAGTGAGATATTACAAACCGCGGAAGAAGTCGGGGCAGATCTGATCGCTGTCGGATCAACCGGAAAAGGACTGGGTGCCAGAATTCTGCTTGGGAGTGTCAGTACATATATTCTGACCCATGCAAAAGTTACCACCGTTGTTGTCAGGTAA
- a CDS encoding DUF1565 domain-containing protein, translating into MMKTFGSWVILVIVWCLLIWHLTAAPLNQDKTPTLFAEGISKNPAGMIYYVNSKTGNDSTGTGAETKPFKTITAAVNRARSGDTVMVESANTYDAANGEIFPIRLKSGMTLTRKKVTSSGSMVLVSPNPVISGGARYDIPDSPGGRYPSIIGADNTVISSLSFSIVNSPGGTNDGTAVLCDGTSPTIEKCSFSGTAHAGITTLGTAHPRISDNNFAGNLNWGITAYGESYPTISKNTFSTLNGIDCTASSHPSIENNKISCGSAGISTKGSANPTITGNTLNGNGDYGIIVRMDSTPAIQGNTIKQNPVGIYIATGGATRPDIGGGGRSTGGNIFQDNSQYDIENRNTVDIMATGNTWGTICCEDISSRIYDKEDNPMYGAVSYGTCTPCRIMATMRPPL; encoded by the coding sequence ATGATGAAAACCTTTGGTTCATGGGTTATTCTGGTCATTGTCTGGTGTCTTCTCATCTGGCATCTGACAGCAGCACCGTTAAATCAGGATAAAACACCTACACTATTCGCGGAAGGTATAAGTAAGAACCCCGCCGGGATGATATACTATGTAAACTCAAAGACCGGAAATGATAGTACTGGAACGGGAGCCGAGACCAAACCCTTCAAAACTATTACTGCAGCGGTAAACCGGGCACGATCCGGTGATACTGTCATGGTTGAATCTGCCAACACATATGATGCAGCAAATGGTGAAATCTTTCCCATCAGATTAAAAAGCGGAATGACACTCACCAGAAAAAAAGTGACATCTTCCGGATCGATGGTTCTGGTATCACCAAATCCGGTAATATCAGGAGGAGCACGATATGATATCCCCGACTCTCCGGGAGGCAGGTATCCATCTATTATCGGGGCAGATAATACTGTTATTTCTTCATTGAGCTTTTCCATTGTGAATAGTCCGGGCGGGACGAATGATGGGACAGCTGTCCTTTGTGATGGTACATCACCCACCATCGAGAAATGCTCATTTTCCGGAACGGCACATGCCGGGATAACGACACTGGGAACCGCTCACCCGAGAATTTCTGACAACAATTTTGCCGGAAACCTGAACTGGGGTATTACTGCATATGGTGAGAGTTACCCCACTATCTCAAAGAATACCTTCTCAACCCTGAATGGTATTGACTGTACTGCATCCTCTCATCCTTCCATAGAGAATAACAAGATCTCCTGTGGAAGTGCCGGAATCAGTACAAAGGGATCTGCAAACCCAACGATTACCGGTAACACCCTCAATGGAAATGGTGATTATGGTATCATTGTCAGGATGGATTCAACACCGGCCATACAGGGGAACACCATTAAACAAAATCCGGTTGGTATTTACATCGCAACCGGAGGTGCCACACGGCCTGATATTGGTGGAGGAGGAAGAAGTACCGGAGGAAATATCTTCCAGGATAATTCACAGTATGATATTGAAAACAGGAATACAGTGGATATAATGGCCACTGGTAATACCTGGGGAACTATCTGCTGCGAAGATATCAGCAGCAGGATATATGACAAGGAAGACAATCCCATGTATGGGGCCGTTTCCTATGGAACCTGTACCCCATGCAGAATAATGGCAACAATGAGGCCACCACTCTGA
- the pyrC gene encoding dihydroorotase — protein sequence MLEKGQEIVVLRDVLIPGGRVADITISNGQVMHTGAAGKGDLEISCREKFVLPAGTDLHVHMRDGPQKAKETWESGTKSAIAGGVTVVVDQPNTIPPLTTSDLIRDRVMLAESQAYTRFAINGGVTSDADLIGMWRAGIFAFGETFAGPSSYGEAVSSSVLRYTMEQVAGWDGLMTIHAEQVTEGPDRTLADHDHLRSVSGEVRAIQDVLTMNTHGCNLHFCHLSSADAIRAIPGGGASREVTPHHLFLSYELFDPEDAQGKVNPPLRSEKVRRELFSCWDQIDIIGSDHAPHTRAEKGKEFEHAPSGIPGVETMIPLLMGRVLEKKVSIADVIAKTSFRPSEILGITKAGFSPGDRADFAIYPDTLTRISADNLHSAAGWSPYEGMTAVFPEKTILGGTVVFDSGEFFKPDLSEDYSGIRLWIQGRGYSL from the coding sequence ATGTTGGAGAAGGGACAAGAGATCGTGGTACTCAGGGATGTACTCATTCCAGGCGGGCGGGTAGCGGATATTACCATCTCAAATGGGCAGGTTATGCATACTGGTGCAGCAGGAAAGGGTGATCTGGAGATTTCCTGCCGGGAAAAATTCGTTCTTCCGGCAGGGACCGACCTGCATGTCCATATGAGGGACGGGCCGCAAAAAGCGAAGGAAACCTGGGAAAGCGGGACAAAAAGTGCAATAGCCGGCGGGGTTACGGTTGTTGTGGATCAGCCAAATACCATCCCGCCTCTTACAACGTCTGACCTGATACGTGACCGGGTGATGTTAGCCGAGTCACAGGCATATACACGATTTGCGATAAACGGCGGGGTTACCAGTGATGCAGATCTTATTGGAATGTGGAGGGCGGGGATTTTTGCCTTTGGTGAGACATTTGCCGGCCCTTCAAGTTATGGTGAGGCTGTATCTTCCTCTGTTCTCCGGTATACCATGGAGCAGGTTGCCGGATGGGATGGGCTCATGACTATCCATGCCGAACAGGTGACAGAAGGGCCGGACAGGACACTAGCCGATCATGATCATCTCCGTTCAGTCAGCGGTGAAGTTCGGGCAATTCAGGATGTGCTGACTATGAATACCCATGGTTGTAACCTGCATTTCTGTCACCTCTCTTCGGCTGATGCCATCCGGGCCATTCCTGGCGGGGGAGCGTCCCGTGAGGTTACCCCCCATCATCTCTTTCTCAGTTATGAGTTATTTGACCCGGAAGATGCACAGGGAAAGGTAAATCCTCCGCTCCGTTCTGAAAAAGTCCGGCGGGAGTTATTCTCCTGCTGGGATCAGATTGACATCATCGGATCTGATCATGCACCTCACACGAGAGCAGAGAAAGGAAAGGAGTTTGAGCATGCTCCTTCAGGTATTCCCGGAGTTGAGACGATGATTCCTCTGCTCATGGGCCGGGTTCTTGAGAAGAAGGTAAGCATTGCAGATGTCATCGCCAAGACATCCTTCAGGCCATCGGAAATTCTTGGGATCACAAAAGCGGGTTTCTCACCCGGAGATCGGGCGGACTTTGCAATATATCCAGATACCCTGACCCGCATATCAGCGGACAATCTTCATAGTGCTGCGGGATGGTCACCGTATGAAGGAATGACGGCAGTATTTCCAGAAAAGACAATCCTTGGTGGAACTGTGGTATTTGATTCCGGAGAGTTTTTCAAGCCTGATTTGTCTGAAGATTACTCGGGCATCAGACTCTGGATTCAAGGAAGAGGTTATAGCCTCTAA
- a CDS encoding HdeD family acid-resistance protein: MSDIYEYLSALHQGIWEVVIPKELLTVPLGPEWKFSPINVPSQDTIASYRNGQYHLHETKTEYRVHLDRYDPEKNPILHLIDDAPLVLMILETLETIYMTARDAKKNPGPDFIKDQRLTWKFRMVLGIILLSISGILVMIALNQDERLFSMILPSIVFFTGALILAHGLYMGKRKEHSKKDVVNGFLIMIGGIFMALLWELYLFIILFILAIWFFGSAYVSLRRVIKEKKEIPQGLWLSMGMGIGSLAFGVLTIFVPDILLEILVGILAVIVGIIGFGFLLDGYGLRNVEHIMKEQTEKPAIT; the protein is encoded by the coding sequence ATGTCAGATATTTATGAATACTTGTCAGCCCTCCATCAGGGCATTTGGGAAGTGGTAATCCCCAAAGAGTTGCTCACAGTCCCGTTGGGTCCTGAATGGAAATTCTCTCCGATAAATGTTCCCTCTCAGGATACCATTGCAAGTTACCGGAATGGTCAGTATCATCTTCATGAGACAAAAACCGAATACCGGGTTCACCTTGACCGGTATGATCCGGAAAAAAATCCTATTCTTCACCTTATCGATGATGCTCCCCTGGTCCTGATGATCCTGGAGACATTAGAGACAATATATATGACCGCCAGGGATGCCAAAAAGAATCCCGGACCCGATTTTATAAAAGATCAACGATTGACATGGAAGTTTCGGATGGTGCTCGGGATTATTCTGCTCTCTATCAGCGGTATTCTTGTCATGATTGCACTCAATCAGGATGAGCGGCTTTTTTCCATGATTCTCCCCTCGATTGTCTTTTTCACTGGTGCCCTGATTCTTGCCCATGGATTATATATGGGTAAGCGAAAAGAGCATTCAAAAAAGGATGTTGTGAATGGATTTTTAATCATGATCGGGGGTATTTTTATGGCACTGCTCTGGGAATTATATCTCTTCATCATTCTGTTCATCCTGGCCATTTGGTTCTTTGGGAGTGCCTATGTATCGTTGAGACGGGTAATAAAAGAAAAAAAGGAGATTCCCCAGGGATTATGGCTTTCTATGGGGATGGGGATTGGTTCCCTGGCATTTGGAGTTCTCACGATCTTTGTCCCTGATATACTTCTGGAGATCCTGGTCGGCATACTGGCTGTGATTGTGGGAATCATTGGTTTTGGATTTCTTCTTGATGGCTATGGCCTTCGAAATGTTGAGCACATCATGAAGGAGCAGACTGAAAAACCAGCAATTACATAA
- a CDS encoding PAS domain S-box protein, which yields MSGSDDFYQVLCVDDEEFLLELCKLFLERSGSLKVDTALSASDGLERLKEKEYDAIISDYEMPGMNGVEFLKEVRSFNENIPFIVFTGRGREEVVIEALNNGADFYLQKGGDPKAQFAELKSKVDHAIKQKHAEKILEQERQQLLSIFDSLDQVVYVSDPKTYEILYVNKNFQNFLGHDVIGRICYEEFQNRKTPCEFCTNSIIFSQKPLPYSWEHYNSVFNRYYSIVDRVIRWPDGRDVRLEVATDVTEAKRALEELNAAYEEIASSEDELKHQFQELNESREHLKESEERYRSVIENTQDVFYRSDAQGNLVMVSPSALQIFGYDSLDEIIGKNIADIFYQNSDERQKLMGILQKKGSVYDYEIPLVKKDKTPIWISTNTHIYHDKNGAFAGVEGTIRDITDIKKTSISLRESEELYRFLVEHIEDGVFIVQDDLIVFCNTTFANIIGYSRDEILGTLMYEYISPEDRDELIWKCHNSKEYDVILESSEFRFLHKDKKTRISVIISLQIGEYKGRHACIGTIHHADRLCEQVENSLRESRAMLNAILQESPIPQFVIDKNHKVVYWNQALSVYSGIPSNEVIGTDEHWRAFYPEPRPCIADLILDGRIDELDVWYKGNAKQSTLVKDAWSSIGFFSHLGEHGIWLYFTGALLRDSNGDIWGALETLEDVTEQKMNEEGLREANKKLNLLSETTRHDILNMLTVLTGAIDLIRDEISDQAVSFYLQPVDKALDTIYRQILFTRDYQNLGITSPVWQSLSAIIEETIIRVLPKEIRFIQNNTNYDIYADAMLGRVFANLVDNTLRHGGTVTEVRVSAREEQNLLYIFYADDGKGIEDSIKEQIFNRGFGSHTGYGLFLVREILSITHCTIQEVGTAGKGVVFEIHVPFTNFRIHQS from the coding sequence ATGTCCGGATCCGATGATTTCTATCAGGTACTCTGTGTTGATGATGAGGAATTCCTGCTTGAACTCTGTAAACTGTTTCTTGAACGGAGCGGCAGCCTTAAGGTCGATACGGCTTTATCTGCTTCTGATGGCCTGGAAAGATTAAAAGAGAAAGAGTACGATGCTATCATCTCTGATTATGAGATGCCAGGGATGAATGGTGTTGAATTCCTCAAAGAGGTCCGGTCTTTTAATGAGAATATTCCTTTTATTGTTTTTACCGGCCGGGGCAGAGAAGAGGTCGTTATCGAAGCACTCAATAACGGAGCAGATTTTTATCTCCAGAAAGGAGGAGATCCAAAAGCTCAGTTTGCTGAGTTGAAATCCAAGGTGGATCATGCGATTAAGCAGAAGCATGCGGAAAAAATCCTTGAGCAGGAACGCCAGCAACTACTCTCCATTTTTGACAGTCTTGATCAGGTTGTGTATGTCAGCGATCCAAAAACCTATGAAATTCTGTATGTGAATAAAAATTTTCAGAATTTTCTCGGTCATGATGTTATTGGCAGGATCTGTTATGAAGAGTTCCAAAACAGGAAAACACCCTGTGAATTTTGCACAAATTCAATCATATTCTCTCAAAAACCTCTTCCTTACTCCTGGGAACATTATAACTCAGTATTTAACCGGTATTATTCAATCGTGGACCGGGTAATCAGATGGCCTGATGGCAGGGATGTCAGGCTTGAGGTGGCTACCGATGTTACTGAGGCCAAACGCGCTCTGGAAGAGTTAAATGCAGCATATGAGGAGATTGCCTCATCAGAGGATGAATTAAAACATCAGTTTCAGGAACTTAATGAGAGTAGGGAACATTTAAAAGAGAGTGAAGAACGGTACCGTTCGGTTATAGAAAATACCCAGGACGTTTTTTACCGGAGTGATGCCCAGGGAAATCTTGTCATGGTAAGCCCGAGTGCTCTTCAGATATTCGGGTATGACTCTCTTGATGAAATCATCGGAAAAAATATTGCCGACATCTTTTATCAGAATTCCGATGAGCGGCAAAAACTGATGGGGATTTTACAAAAAAAAGGTTCAGTATATGATTATGAAATCCCTCTGGTAAAAAAAGATAAAACGCCCATATGGATCTCGACCAATACTCATATATATCATGACAAAAATGGTGCTTTTGCTGGAGTAGAAGGAACTATACGGGATATTACTGATATCAAAAAGACGTCAATTTCTCTCCGGGAGAGCGAGGAGTTATACCGGTTTTTGGTGGAACATATAGAAGACGGAGTTTTTATCGTCCAAGATGACCTGATTGTCTTTTGTAATACGACATTTGCCAATATTATCGGATATTCCCGGGATGAAATACTGGGAACCCTCATGTATGAATACATCTCCCCTGAGGACCGTGATGAACTGATATGGAAATGTCATAATTCAAAGGAATATGATGTAATTCTTGAATCATCTGAATTCCGGTTTTTGCATAAAGATAAAAAAACCAGAATATCTGTAATCATCTCATTACAGATTGGGGAATACAAAGGTCGTCATGCCTGTATCGGTACAATTCATCATGCTGACCGACTTTGTGAACAGGTGGAAAATTCCCTTCGGGAGAGCAGGGCAATGCTCAATGCCATCTTACAGGAGTCACCGATTCCGCAATTTGTGATTGATAAAAATCACAAGGTGGTCTATTGGAATCAGGCTCTCTCAGTCTACAGTGGCATTCCCTCTAATGAGGTTATTGGAACAGATGAGCATTGGCGGGCATTTTATCCTGAGCCACGGCCCTGTATTGCGGATCTGATACTTGACGGCAGAATTGATGAACTCGATGTATGGTACAAAGGCAATGCAAAACAATCAACTCTTGTGAAAGATGCCTGGTCATCAATCGGATTTTTTTCTCATCTTGGTGAGCATGGGATCTGGCTATATTTTACCGGAGCATTACTTCGTGATTCAAACGGTGATATCTGGGGTGCACTTGAAACCCTTGAAGATGTAACCGAACAGAAGATGAACGAAGAAGGGCTTCGCGAAGCGAACAAAAAACTGAACCTTCTTTCCGAGACAACCCGTCATGATATTCTCAATATGCTTACCGTTCTGACCGGGGCAATTGATCTTATCAGGGATGAGATCAGCGATCAGGCTGTTTCATTCTACCTTCAGCCGGTCGATAAAGCATTGGATACCATATACCGCCAGATTCTCTTCACCAGGGATTATCAGAACCTGGGAATCACCTCCCCGGTCTGGCAATCCCTGTCGGCTATCATTGAAGAGACTATTATACGAGTTCTTCCAAAGGAAATTAGATTTATTCAGAATAACACCAATTACGATATCTATGCCGATGCAATGCTCGGAAGGGTGTTCGCAAACCTGGTTGATAACACACTGAGACATGGCGGGACGGTTACTGAAGTCAGGGTTTCCGCCAGGGAAGAGCAAAATCTGCTGTATATCTTCTATGCTGATGATGGAAAAGGGATAGAGGATTCAATTAAGGAACAGATTTTTAACCGGGGGTTTGGGTCTCATACCGGATATGGTCTCTTTCTTGTCAGGGAGATACTCTCAATCACCCATTGTACTATTCAGGAGGTTGGAACCGCAGGAAAGGGAGTCGTTTTCGAGATACATGTCCCTTTCACCAATTTTAGGATACATCAATCCTGA
- a CDS encoding DUF4349 domain-containing protein, translated as MKKLSVLMLLLLIGAMVTAGCTAFEGTQQASVTDDTLYRSKAAYESENYVYAPAPAPQATRAAGGYDEISSDKTGVSLSEQKIIRTADIKVEVINVTESAERVKEVAKRYDGIIQSSSIYAGNQNRYSGMVTIRVPAERFDHALAEISSIGRVLSSSVQADDVTEEYVDLAAQRDSLTHQLAQYNRLLEKGQNVSEILDVQKEIERVQVQLDRIVGRMKYLDSITSFSTITVSLSEPAQVEAPGGYSLPVVISDGIAGFVDTVVWLFIAILTLLPLIILGGVGYWVYQRWKNRSE; from the coding sequence ATGAAGAAACTTTCTGTACTCATGTTGCTCCTGCTTATAGGAGCTATGGTTACCGCCGGGTGCACTGCATTTGAGGGTACACAACAGGCGAGTGTCACCGATGACACGCTCTACCGCTCAAAAGCTGCATACGAAAGTGAAAATTATGTCTACGCTCCGGCCCCTGCCCCTCAGGCTACACGGGCAGCTGGTGGATATGACGAAATTTCATCGGACAAAACAGGCGTCTCACTCTCTGAACAGAAGATTATCAGGACTGCTGATATCAAGGTAGAGGTGATTAATGTTACCGAATCGGCAGAGCGGGTAAAAGAGGTGGCAAAGCGGTACGATGGCATAATACAGTCATCATCCATCTATGCCGGTAATCAGAACAGGTATTCAGGAATGGTTACAATACGGGTCCCTGCTGAGCGTTTTGACCATGCCCTTGCAGAAATATCTTCCATAGGAAGAGTTCTGTCAAGTTCAGTGCAAGCTGATGATGTAACTGAAGAGTATGTTGATCTTGCAGCGCAACGCGATTCGCTGACTCATCAGTTAGCCCAATACAACCGGTTGCTGGAAAAAGGACAGAATGTATCTGAGATTCTCGATGTTCAAAAGGAGATCGAACGTGTTCAGGTGCAACTTGACCGGATTGTGGGGAGAATGAAGTACTTGGACAGCATAACATCCTTCTCTACCATAACCGTCAGCTTATCAGAACCTGCACAGGTTGAGGCACCGGGAGGGTATTCACTTCCGGTAGTTATCAGTGACGGGATTGCCGGGTTTGTCGATACTGTAGTCTGGCTCTTTATAGCCATCCTGACACTGCTGCCCCTTATCATTCTTGGTGGTGTAGGGTACTGGGTCTACCAGCGATGGAAGAACCGGTCAGAGTAA
- a CDS encoding DUF2179 domain-containing protein translates to MDVGFLSSDLFTFGLIPVLIFLARICDVSIGTIRYIMISRGFKFIAPVFGFFEVTIWLLAIGQVMANITNPICYIAYGAGFAAGTYIGMELEERMKLGMAIIRLITPLPTEDFIARLRQYGYGVTNITAQGANGEVTIIFMVVKRAKIPHLAILIRDFNPHAFYTIEDVRSASEGIYPIEDKNNPFSIFKRPFLFIGKRK, encoded by the coding sequence ATGGATGTCGGGTTTCTCTCATCTGATCTCTTTACATTTGGATTGATCCCGGTACTCATATTTCTGGCCCGTATATGCGATGTCTCCATCGGTACCATCCGGTATATCATGATTTCACGGGGTTTTAAGTTTATAGCTCCGGTATTTGGATTTTTTGAAGTAACTATCTGGCTGCTTGCCATCGGACAGGTTATGGCTAATATTACCAATCCCATCTGTTATATTGCATATGGTGCGGGATTTGCAGCCGGAACCTACATAGGGATGGAACTCGAAGAACGAATGAAACTGGGCATGGCGATCATTCGTCTGATAACTCCGCTCCCGACCGAAGATTTTATCGCCCGATTACGGCAGTACGGCTATGGAGTGACAAATATTACTGCACAGGGAGCCAATGGTGAGGTTACTATCATCTTCATGGTGGTAAAACGGGCTAAAATTCCTCATCTGGCGATCCTGATTCGTGACTTTAACCCCCATGCATTTTATACTATTGAAGATGTCAGATCAGCAAGTGAAGGAATCTACCCGATAGAGGACAAAAACAATCCATTTTCAATCTTTAAACGACCCTTCTTATTTATTGGTAAGAGAAAATAA
- a CDS encoding RNA-binding domain-containing protein, which yields MDIEELIYLIKSGESELLEFKETIGKNVHHEIAAFANSDGGKILIGISDSGKIIGTQAKEAIEKITSSIQSIIPPPKIKTQKISIDGKDILVVDVDKSSTLCSIGGVVYFRAGTGVRPLSLQEIIMLSSEMGAIHWDEIPMLTKKEARPEYIDWFFKRIEETRGKTIAKGNRDRYLRSAGAQNDDKLTNAGILFFTDATEHISSARIRKVGMNEGGPIWSEEYEGPVWKVIEEAYKGLIRELKRLDIVSGTRRVKVEEYPPRAIREALINAVAHRNYTISADVKILVYPDRLEIKNPGSLMPGVEISDPEHIPRNPSLSNLLFDSGYIERYGFGIKMIEEEVSSHPFCSVEFKASPSSFTVIFRKDITSLLDEMDNQILKLVQVPTKSGEIAVRLNVSKNTILKRIDKLENLGLIEKKGSGPRIMYMATR from the coding sequence ATGGATATTGAAGAACTTATTTATTTGATAAAATCCGGAGAGTCTGAATTATTAGAATTTAAAGAGACAATAGGGAAAAATGTTCATCATGAAATTGCTGCTTTTGCGAATTCTGATGGAGGAAAGATATTGATAGGAATATCAGACTCAGGAAAGATAATCGGCACACAGGCAAAAGAAGCAATTGAAAAGATAACCAGTTCCATCCAATCGATAATCCCACCACCAAAAATAAAAACGCAGAAAATTTCCATAGATGGGAAGGATATCCTTGTGGTCGATGTTGATAAAAGTTCCACACTCTGCTCAATTGGAGGAGTCGTATATTTCAGAGCAGGGACAGGAGTCAGACCCCTTTCTCTTCAGGAGATCATTATGCTTTCCTCAGAGATGGGAGCTATCCACTGGGATGAGATTCCGATGCTCACAAAAAAGGAGGCCAGACCTGAATATATCGACTGGTTCTTTAAAAGAATTGAGGAAACAAGAGGGAAAACTATCGCTAAAGGAAACCGTGACAGATATTTACGTAGTGCCGGTGCTCAAAACGACGATAAATTAACAAATGCAGGAATACTTTTTTTTACTGACGCTACTGAACATATTTCATCAGCCAGAATTAGGAAAGTTGGTATGAATGAAGGAGGTCCGATATGGAGTGAAGAATACGAGGGACCTGTATGGAAAGTGATTGAAGAAGCATATAAAGGTCTCATTCGAGAATTAAAAAGACTGGATATCGTTTCCGGAACAAGAAGGGTAAAAGTTGAGGAATACCCTCCACGTGCTATTCGAGAAGCATTGATTAACGCCGTGGCTCATAGAAATTATACCATTAGTGCGGATGTGAAGATACTTGTATATCCTGATCGGTTGGAGATAAAAAATCCCGGTTCCCTTATGCCAGGAGTTGAAATATCTGATCCTGAACATATCCCCCGAAATCCATCATTATCAAATTTGTTATTTGATTCAGGGTACATTGAGAGATATGGATTTGGAATAAAAATGATAGAAGAGGAAGTCTCAAGTCATCCATTCTGCTCTGTTGAATTTAAGGCTTCGCCCTCTTCATTTACCGTCATATTCAGAAAAGATATCACATCTTTACTTGACGAAATGGACAATCAAATCCTTAAACTGGTACAGGTTCCTACCAAAAGCGGGGAAATTGCTGTAAGACTCAATGTTTCAAAAAATACAATACTCAAAAGAATTGATAAACTTGAAAATCTCGGACTTATCGAGAAGAAAGGATCAGGTCCCCGGATAATGTATATGGCAACACGTTAG